The proteins below come from a single Micromonospora citrea genomic window:
- a CDS encoding SRPBCC family protein, whose protein sequence is MASISKEIVIGANADEVWKVIGDFEGGPVRMAPGYVVDTHLDGDHRIVTFADGVVARERLVSVDPDARRIVYAVVGGTLSPAHDNASMQVIADGEHSCRLVWTHDVLPDDLATPIGAAMIHGMEVIEQTLAPAAA, encoded by the coding sequence ATGGCGTCAATCAGCAAGGAAATCGTGATCGGAGCTAACGCTGACGAAGTCTGGAAGGTGATCGGCGACTTCGAAGGGGGCCCCGTCCGCATGGCACCCGGCTACGTCGTCGACACGCACCTCGACGGAGATCACCGCATCGTCACGTTCGCCGATGGGGTCGTGGCTCGCGAACGGCTCGTCTCCGTGGACCCCGACGCTCGGCGGATCGTCTACGCAGTTGTCGGAGGCACCCTGAGTCCGGCCCACGACAACGCCTCCATGCAGGTCATCGCCGATGGCGAGCACAGCTGCCGGCTGGTCTGGACACACGACGTCCTGCCCGACGATCTCGCCACGCCCATCGGAGCAGCCATGATCCACGGCATGGAGGTCATCGAACAGACGTTGGCACCTGCGGCGGCCTGA
- a CDS encoding VOC family protein produces the protein MNLRLEGVIDMPALAQLTTVVIDCRAPGSLAEFYRTVTGWETTYSDAHTVYLGGPIQLGFQRVEGYQPPSWPDPAKHAHLDFKVADVEHAVKELLAVGATKPEFQPGGDEWVVLADPEGHLFCLAAGD, from the coding sequence GTGAACCTGCGGCTCGAAGGAGTTATCGACATGCCCGCACTTGCACAGCTCACGACGGTCGTCATCGACTGCCGTGCACCCGGATCGCTCGCCGAGTTCTACCGGACGGTAACTGGCTGGGAGACCACATACAGCGATGCGCACACCGTCTACCTCGGCGGCCCCATTCAGCTCGGATTCCAGCGCGTCGAGGGCTATCAGCCGCCGAGTTGGCCCGACCCGGCGAAGCACGCCCACCTCGACTTCAAGGTTGCCGACGTCGAACACGCCGTCAAGGAACTGCTCGCCGTCGGCGCGACCAAGCCCGAGTTCCAGCCCGGTGGCGACGAATGGGTTGTGCTCGCCGATCCCGAGGGGCACCTGTTCTGCCTGGCTGCCGGCGACTGA
- a CDS encoding helix-turn-helix domain-containing protein, translating to MLSFVDLAARPEFTVTAVTCRDDHRNWSTAESHDSFRVVIVRRGSFSRRAGGVCTDLDPTVAYLAVPGEEERFAHPAGGDVCTSVTLAPALWRSLAGDAERAKTSTVYIDAQLDLAHRRILGAARVGDVDYALTEELLRLINAAVTQAVAGPGGGGEAAHGVDTALVAAARDAIRNDHPAARGLLPLAALLNASPYRLSRAFTRQLGVSLTRYRNRVRVARALDRLEAGEAQLGVLAADLGFADQAHLCRTVRTHVGHTPTALRRLLTQAHRP from the coding sequence GTGCTCTCGTTCGTTGATCTTGCTGCTCGACCCGAGTTCACCGTGACCGCAGTGACGTGCCGAGACGACCACAGAAACTGGTCCACGGCGGAGTCGCACGACAGCTTCCGGGTCGTCATCGTGCGCCGGGGCAGTTTCAGCAGAAGAGCCGGCGGTGTCTGCACTGACCTCGACCCCACCGTCGCCTATCTCGCCGTACCCGGTGAGGAGGAGCGCTTCGCGCATCCTGCCGGCGGCGACGTCTGCACCTCGGTCACCCTCGCCCCGGCGCTGTGGCGATCCCTGGCAGGCGATGCGGAACGAGCGAAAACGTCGACTGTCTACATTGACGCCCAACTCGACCTGGCCCACCGGCGGATTCTCGGCGCCGCTCGCGTGGGCGACGTCGACTACGCGCTCACCGAAGAACTCCTGCGTCTGATCAATGCCGCGGTAACCCAAGCCGTTGCCGGCCCTGGCGGAGGCGGCGAGGCCGCTCATGGTGTGGACACCGCACTCGTCGCGGCAGCCCGTGACGCGATTCGTAATGACCATCCCGCCGCCCGTGGCCTACTGCCGCTGGCGGCGTTGCTCAACGCCTCGCCGTATCGGTTGAGCCGGGCCTTCACTCGACAACTCGGGGTGTCGCTAACCCGTTATCGCAACCGGGTGCGCGTCGCCCGGGCCCTCGATCGTCTGGAGGCAGGTGAGGCTCAGCTTGGCGTACTCGCCGCGGACCTCGGCTTCGCCGATCAGGCGCACCTGTGCCGCACCGTGCGTACCCACGTCGGCCACACGCCGACCGCGCTGCGCCGCCTGCTGACGCAAGCGCACCGGCCCTGA
- a CDS encoding winged helix DNA-binding domain-containing protein, whose product MAPVLRQRELGRSLLARQMLLERADTTIEEAVTHLVGLQAQAPYAPYFGLWSRLRSSDTTGLANALIERRLVRVALMRSTIHLVATADYRSLRPWAQPALERELDTAHKTMLAGVDRQAVAEAGEALLSARHLTPAELGASLRRRWPDRDPRALAAVVRNLVPLVQVPPRAVWGIGGATRYATAATWTGVEPAPAADPEHIVLRYLASVNDVQTWAGRTRLRPILEKLRPRLAVFRNEYGTELFDVPDGPRPHADVRAPVRLLPEYDNLLASHADRTRVISEEARRRITTRNGMRATFLVDGQVAGAWKLRRAKRRVTLDIDPFRPLSAAECNEVETEGARLLAFAAPDAGHDIDGTCRR is encoded by the coding sequence GTGGCACCGGTACTGCGACAACGAGAACTGGGCCGGTCCCTGCTGGCCCGCCAGATGCTGCTCGAACGAGCCGACACGACCATCGAGGAAGCCGTCACCCACCTGGTCGGGCTGCAGGCGCAGGCCCCGTACGCGCCCTACTTCGGGCTCTGGAGCAGGCTGCGCAGTAGTGACACCACCGGTCTGGCGAACGCGTTGATTGAGCGCCGCCTGGTCCGCGTCGCGCTGATGCGCAGCACCATCCACCTGGTCGCCACCGCCGACTACCGCTCGCTGCGGCCCTGGGCACAACCGGCGCTCGAGCGGGAACTCGACACCGCGCACAAGACGATGTTGGCAGGGGTGGACCGGCAAGCCGTGGCGGAGGCGGGCGAGGCCCTGCTCAGCGCACGGCACCTCACCCCGGCCGAGCTCGGGGCATCGCTGCGGAGGCGGTGGCCCGACCGCGATCCCCGCGCGCTCGCCGCCGTCGTCCGCAACCTGGTGCCGCTGGTTCAGGTGCCGCCGCGCGCCGTCTGGGGCATCGGCGGCGCCACCCGGTACGCGACCGCGGCCACCTGGACCGGCGTCGAGCCCGCCCCCGCCGCCGACCCGGAACACATCGTGCTGCGCTACCTCGCCTCGGTCAACGACGTGCAGACCTGGGCCGGCCGCACCCGACTGCGTCCCATCCTCGAGAAGCTGCGGCCCCGACTCGCGGTCTTCCGCAACGAGTACGGGACGGAACTGTTCGACGTTCCGGACGGGCCACGTCCCCACGCCGACGTTCGGGCGCCGGTTCGCCTCCTGCCCGAGTACGACAACCTGCTGGCCTCCCACGCCGACCGCACCCGCGTGATCTCCGAGGAAGCCCGCAGACGAATCACGACCCGCAACGGGATGCGCGCCACGTTCCTGGTGGACGGGCAGGTGGCCGGAGCGTGGAAACTTCGTCGGGCCAAGCGGCGGGTGACGCTCGACATCGACCCGTTCCGTCCGCTGAGCGCGGCCGAGTGCAACGAGGTCGAAACCGAGGGTGCCCGGCTGCTTGCGTTCGCCGCGCCCGACGCCGGACACGACATCGACGGCACATGCCGACGATGA